From a single Kitasatospora sp. NBC_00458 genomic region:
- a CDS encoding M23 family metallopeptidase has translation MLMTVWKRHGLLFGASAVCVLANGSGTGPLWIAGVALLALGGLLHWLLIRRQHPVPGRAPVPVAVPVTGRWTALNGPATKVPSHTHSHAQTYAIDLVYAPGGGEAQGPPFATAWPFGRRPEQFPTFGRPVLAPADGVVVAVEGRMRDHWSRTSLPGYGFLYLEGFLRGLGWPRHLWGNHVLLELGDGVVAGFAHLRRGSPAVAVGDRVRAGQRLGECGNSGNSSEPHLHFQLMDGPDPVTARGVPFRWSYRDEASGTERSGVPEDAAVFSGVGA, from the coding sequence ATGCTGATGACCGTCTGGAAGCGACACGGGCTGCTCTTCGGTGCCAGTGCGGTCTGCGTCCTGGCGAACGGCTCCGGCACCGGCCCGCTGTGGATCGCGGGCGTCGCGCTGCTGGCGCTCGGCGGGCTGCTGCACTGGCTGCTGATCCGCCGCCAGCACCCCGTCCCGGGGCGGGCACCGGTGCCGGTGGCCGTGCCGGTGACCGGCCGCTGGACGGCGCTGAACGGGCCCGCGACGAAGGTGCCCAGCCACACGCACAGCCACGCGCAGACCTACGCCATCGACCTCGTGTACGCGCCGGGCGGCGGCGAGGCCCAGGGGCCGCCGTTCGCCACGGCCTGGCCGTTCGGGCGGCGCCCGGAGCAGTTCCCGACCTTCGGCCGCCCGGTGCTGGCGCCCGCCGACGGGGTGGTGGTCGCAGTGGAGGGCCGGATGCGCGACCACTGGTCGCGGACCTCGCTGCCCGGCTACGGGTTCCTCTACCTGGAGGGCTTCCTCCGGGGGCTGGGCTGGCCGCGCCACCTGTGGGGCAACCACGTGCTGCTGGAGCTGGGGGACGGTGTGGTGGCCGGGTTCGCCCACCTGCGGCGCGGGTCGCCCGCGGTCGCCGTCGGGGACCGGGTGCGGGCGGGGCAGCGGCTCGGCGAGTGCGGGAACTCGGGCAACTCCTCCGAACCGCACCTGCACTTCCAACTGATGGACGGCCCGGACCCGGTGACCGCGCGCGGAGTCCCGTTCCGCTGGTCGTACCGCGACGAGGCCTCCGGCACCGAGCGCTCGGGGGTGCCGGAGGACGCGGCGGTGTTCAGCGGCGTCGGCGCCTGA
- a CDS encoding AAA family ATPase produces the protein MIVDRIRVHPQLISADDQDEWPWTVPCVRALVGSGIALPAPVTFLVGENGSGKSTVVEAVAEAFGLDSYGGRGGSRYASPRGRSDLGERLRLEYTPRGLAMASGPRAGRRGFFLRAESAMRMMAEKQGRPGYWEERTDLMSHGEGFLTVFESMFRGPGLYVLDEPEAALSFTSSLRLVALLQELGRSGAQVVCATHSPILAATPDAAILEVGEHGIRPTRWQDLAIVDHWRRYLERPEAYLRHLA, from the coding sequence GTGATCGTCGACCGGATACGCGTCCACCCGCAGCTGATCAGCGCGGACGACCAGGACGAGTGGCCGTGGACGGTCCCGTGCGTCCGCGCCCTCGTCGGATCGGGGATCGCCCTGCCGGCACCGGTGACGTTCCTGGTCGGCGAGAACGGCAGCGGCAAGTCGACCGTCGTCGAGGCGGTGGCCGAGGCCTTCGGCCTGGACTCGTACGGCGGGCGCGGCGGCTCCCGGTACGCCTCGCCGCGCGGGAGGAGCGACCTCGGCGAGCGGCTGCGCCTGGAGTACACGCCGCGCGGCCTCGCCATGGCCTCCGGCCCTCGGGCCGGGCGGCGCGGCTTCTTCCTGCGGGCCGAGTCGGCGATGCGGATGATGGCCGAGAAGCAGGGCCGGCCCGGCTACTGGGAGGAGCGCACCGACCTGATGAGCCACGGCGAGGGGTTCCTCACCGTGTTCGAGTCGATGTTCCGCGGGCCCGGCCTCTACGTGCTGGACGAGCCGGAGGCCGCGCTCTCGTTCACCTCCAGCCTGCGGCTGGTCGCCCTGCTCCAGGAGCTGGGCCGGTCCGGCGCGCAGGTCGTCTGCGCGACCCACTCCCCGATCCTGGCCGCCACCCCGGACGCCGCGATCCTGGAGGTCGGCGAGCACGGCATCCGGCCCACCCGCTGGCAGGACCTCGCCATCGTCGACCACTGGCGCCGCTACCTCGAACGCCCGGAGGCGTACCTGCGGCACCTCGCCTGA
- a CDS encoding DNA-binding response regulator, with protein MRNERVFSVHGDAELTARAGHLFGSARTEFLCAARDLRTWSGPEAKAAIGGRVRAAAAAPGFTARKLLSPVALADEEARAHLRAVQGAGALVRISGSPLPHETILIDRRVMILAGREAPAGREYTVTTSQTLIDGVHSLFEALWDSSADLDAYLSADVPHLDADGRTILRSLGSGLTDQAAAQRLGVSLRTYRRRVAELMTRLEADSRFQAGLRAGELGLRRA; from the coding sequence ATGCGCAACGAGCGGGTGTTCTCGGTCCACGGCGACGCGGAGCTGACCGCGCGCGCCGGCCATCTCTTCGGGTCCGCGCGGACCGAGTTCCTGTGCGCGGCACGGGACCTCCGCACCTGGTCCGGGCCGGAGGCGAAGGCCGCGATCGGCGGCCGGGTGCGGGCGGCGGCGGCCGCGCCCGGCTTCACCGCCCGCAAGCTGCTCAGCCCGGTCGCGCTCGCCGACGAGGAGGCCCGCGCGCACCTGCGGGCGGTGCAGGGCGCGGGCGCCCTCGTCCGGATCAGCGGCTCGCCGCTGCCGCACGAGACCATCCTGATCGACCGGCGGGTGATGATCCTGGCCGGCCGGGAGGCGCCCGCCGGCCGCGAGTACACCGTGACCACCTCGCAGACCCTGATCGACGGCGTGCACTCGCTGTTCGAGGCGCTCTGGGACAGCTCCGCCGACCTCGACGCCTACCTGTCCGCCGACGTCCCGCACCTCGACGCCGACGGCCGCACGATCCTCCGGTCCCTCGGCTCGGGGCTCACCGACCAGGCGGCGGCCCAACGGCTCGGCGTCTCGCTGCGCACCTACCGGCGGCGGGTGGCCGAGCTGATGACCCGGCTGGAGGCCGACTCGCGCTTCCAGGCCGGGCTGCGCGCGGGCGAGTTGGGGCTGCGCCGGGCGTAG
- a CDS encoding RidA family protein, which produces MEINSPRQNVSSGSPLEPRIGFSRAVRKGAYVAVAGTAPIGDDGATVGPGDVHAQTVRCLDIAEAALEAAGASLDDVVRTRVMLTDVTRWEEAARAHGERFASVRPVCTFVEVSRFINPEWLVEVEVDAVLG; this is translated from the coding sequence ATGGAGATCAACAGCCCACGGCAGAACGTCAGTTCCGGCTCCCCGCTCGAACCCCGCATCGGCTTCTCCCGGGCGGTCCGCAAGGGCGCGTACGTCGCCGTCGCCGGTACCGCCCCGATCGGGGACGACGGGGCGACCGTCGGCCCCGGCGACGTCCACGCGCAGACCGTCCGCTGCCTGGACATCGCCGAGGCAGCGCTGGAAGCGGCGGGTGCCTCGCTGGACGACGTCGTGCGGACCCGCGTCATGCTCACGGACGTGACCCGCTGGGAGGAGGCGGCCCGCGCGCACGGCGAGCGGTTCGCCTCGGTCCGCCCGGTGTGCACCTTCGTCGAGGTCTCGCGTTTCATCAACCCCGAGTGGCTCGTCGAGGTGGAGGTCGACGCCGTCCTCGGCTGA
- a CDS encoding aldo/keto reductase, translating into MTTKTFPLGGDLTVNRLGFGAMRLAASTFDGPPRDPRTGVAVLRRAVELGVNHIDTAGFYNRGAVRADELIRTALTPYRDDLVIATKVGPLPGPDGVPTGQAGPGQLRGLVEAELRALGLDRLDLVYLRVGGLTGPGGESIAERFAVLAELRGQGLIRHLGVSNVDAAQLDEARAVAPVAAVQNSHERAADLLAVCEAAGIAYVPYFPIGGGWVPLDLERHERVAARLGATVTQVVLAALLAASPSVLAIPGTGSLRHLEENVAAGDLVLGAEDLAELRA; encoded by the coding sequence ATGACGACCAAGACCTTCCCGCTCGGCGGCGACCTCACCGTCAACCGGCTCGGCTTCGGCGCGATGCGCCTGGCCGCGAGCACCTTCGACGGCCCGCCGCGCGACCCCCGGACCGGCGTCGCGGTGCTCCGGCGCGCCGTGGAGCTGGGTGTGAACCACATCGACACGGCCGGCTTCTACAACCGCGGAGCGGTGCGCGCCGACGAACTGATCCGCACGGCACTGACCCCCTACCGGGACGACCTGGTGATCGCGACGAAGGTCGGTCCGCTGCCCGGCCCCGACGGCGTGCCGACCGGCCAGGCGGGGCCCGGGCAGCTGCGCGGCCTGGTGGAGGCGGAGCTGCGGGCCCTCGGGCTGGACCGGCTGGACCTGGTCTACCTGCGGGTGGGCGGGTTGACCGGGCCGGGCGGCGAGTCGATCGCCGAACGGTTCGCGGTGCTCGCCGAGCTCCGCGGGCAGGGGCTGATCCGGCACCTGGGCGTCAGCAACGTGGACGCCGCCCAGCTCGACGAGGCCCGGGCGGTCGCGCCCGTCGCGGCGGTGCAGAACTCGCACGAGCGCGCCGCCGACCTGCTGGCCGTGTGCGAGGCGGCGGGCATCGCGTACGTGCCGTACTTCCCGATCGGCGGGGGCTGGGTCCCGCTCGACCTCGAACGGCACGAGCGGGTCGCGGCGCGGCTGGGGGCGACCGTGACGCAGGTCGTGCTCGCCGCGCTGCTGGCGGCCTCGCCGTCGGTGCTGGCGATCCCGGGCACCGGATCGCTCCGCCACCTGGAGGAGAACGTCGCGGCGGGCGACCTCGTGCTCGGCGCGGAGGACCTGGCCGAGCTGCGGGCCTGA